In one window of Massilibacterium senegalense DNA:
- a CDS encoding response regulator transcription factor: MSKKVIVVDDELSIVTLLQYNLEQAGFNVLTAMDGKKALELAETEQADVMILDLMLPELDGMEVCKQMRLKHIETPILMLTAKDDEFDKVLGLELGADDYMTKPFSPRELVARVKAIIRRTTGTRTQDVEKNKVMAQEKIKIKDLIIYPDQYEASYQEQKLDLTPKEFELLLYLAHHKNRVLTRDQLLSAVWNYDFTGDTRIVDVHISHLREKIEENTKKPMYIKTIRGLGYKLEEPK; this comes from the coding sequence ATGTCAAAAAAAGTAATAGTTGTAGATGATGAGTTATCAATTGTAACATTGCTCCAATATAATCTAGAACAAGCTGGATTTAACGTTTTAACTGCAATGGATGGAAAAAAAGCATTGGAATTAGCAGAAACAGAACAAGCAGATGTCATGATTTTAGACTTAATGCTCCCTGAGTTAGATGGGATGGAAGTATGTAAACAAATGCGTTTAAAACATATTGAAACACCGATTTTAATGCTAACTGCAAAAGATGATGAATTTGATAAAGTGCTAGGTTTAGAATTAGGGGCAGATGATTATATGACAAAACCATTTAGCCCACGTGAACTAGTTGCACGAGTAAAAGCGATTATTCGCAGAACAACAGGAACTCGTACACAAGATGTAGAGAAAAATAAAGTGATGGCACAAGAAAAAATAAAAATCAAAGATTTAATTATTTATCCCGATCAATATGAAGCGTCCTACCAAGAACAAAAATTAGATTTAACACCGAAAGAATTTGAATTGCTATTATATTTAGCTCATCATAAAAATCGCGTGTTAACGAGAGATCAATTATTAAGTGCTGTTTGGAATTATGATTTTACAGGAGATACAAGAATTGTCGATGTACATATTAGCCATTTACGTGAGAAAATTGAAGAGAATACGAAAAAACCAATGTATATTAAAACAATCCGCGGCTTGGGATATAAACTAGAGGAACCAAAATAA